Proteins from a genomic interval of Oceanicoccus sp. KOV_DT_Chl:
- a CDS encoding TonB-dependent receptor domain-containing protein, producing MRGSGTDRSGKVTVMEDGVLVAPNPYANPEAYYFPTAGRMEGVEILKGTNTLRYGPATVGGAINMITTAIPSELGGTVVTEVGEDGESRIFANVGSGAEEAFGWLLETHQQRGEGFKNIDRSNIDASINKEDYMAKFRIQNDESSARHQRLDLKLSYATEESNMSYLGLSDVDFSADPNRRYGLTEEDKMQNRHVSAVANYFLAVNENIDLHGMVYYNKFHRDWFKIDKINGQGQSDIIADANANNMNAIGILHGDIDSEVNIKHNNRDYISQGVQLDLDVDFTAMGWQHDLNIGSRFHQEEMDRVQPTETWQQINGSLVFESETPVASLTGSNNRFEESDAIALWAVDQIAISENLQLTLAVRFEEWEKDRADIQSDGSKSKRSDKGSEWLPGVGVTYQLNDSWQLLGGVYKGIALAGFSDSEDPDPEESINYEAGFRFAQQNVNAELIAFYNDYSNSVQNCSAQRPCDNGADTGSLQLGEAEVQGIEAVLGYTLSSANLTWPLKATYTYTDTEITKDADGASGKSGGQLAYIPENQLYLGAGVVGVKWDAFISARFTDEACTADACDNQADDSLLMTDSLWVLDFATHYQLNEQAQVYLKVDNLMDEQEIISRSPSGARANKPRTAMIGLKVSF from the coding sequence ATCAGAGGATCAGGCACCGATCGTAGCGGCAAAGTGACTGTTATGGAAGATGGCGTACTGGTTGCACCTAACCCCTACGCTAATCCGGAAGCGTATTATTTTCCTACTGCTGGCCGCATGGAGGGCGTTGAAATACTAAAGGGCACTAATACCTTGCGCTACGGCCCTGCAACTGTCGGTGGTGCAATCAATATGATTACTACTGCTATTCCTTCAGAACTGGGTGGAACTGTTGTTACCGAGGTGGGTGAAGATGGGGAGAGTCGTATCTTTGCTAATGTCGGTAGTGGTGCTGAGGAGGCATTTGGCTGGTTACTTGAAACGCATCAGCAACGCGGTGAAGGTTTTAAAAATATTGATCGCAGTAATATCGATGCCAGTATTAATAAAGAAGATTATATGGCGAAGTTCCGTATTCAAAATGATGAGAGTTCAGCAAGGCATCAGCGTTTGGATTTGAAGCTGAGTTATGCGACCGAAGAATCAAACATGAGTTATTTAGGTTTGAGTGATGTTGATTTTTCAGCTGATCCTAATCGCCGGTACGGACTGACAGAAGAAGATAAAATGCAAAACCGGCATGTATCTGCCGTGGCAAATTACTTTTTGGCGGTCAATGAAAATATCGATTTACACGGTATGGTTTACTATAACAAGTTCCATCGGGACTGGTTTAAAATCGATAAAATCAACGGCCAGGGGCAGAGTGATATTATTGCTGATGCCAATGCGAATAATATGAATGCTATTGGAATCTTGCATGGCGACATCGATAGTGAAGTTAACATTAAGCACAATAACCGTGATTACATTTCGCAGGGTGTACAGCTGGATCTCGATGTCGATTTTACAGCGATGGGTTGGCAGCATGATTTAAATATCGGTAGTCGGTTTCATCAGGAAGAGATGGACCGGGTGCAGCCTACTGAAACCTGGCAGCAAATCAATGGCAGCCTGGTTTTCGAAAGTGAAACACCTGTGGCATCACTAACGGGTAGTAATAACCGTTTTGAGGAGTCGGATGCGATTGCCTTGTGGGCTGTCGACCAAATCGCAATTTCTGAAAATTTACAGCTGACATTGGCGGTGCGTTTTGAAGAGTGGGAAAAGGATCGCGCGGATATCCAATCTGACGGCAGTAAAAGCAAGCGCAGTGATAAAGGCAGCGAATGGCTACCAGGGGTTGGGGTTACTTATCAGTTAAACGATAGTTGGCAATTGTTAGGCGGTGTCTATAAAGGTATCGCACTTGCTGGCTTTTCCGACAGTGAAGACCCTGATCCAGAGGAAAGTATCAACTATGAGGCGGGTTTTCGTTTTGCTCAGCAAAACGTTAATGCTGAATTGATCGCATTCTACAACGATTATAGTAACTCGGTACAGAACTGCTCGGCTCAGCGGCCTTGTGATAATGGCGCTGACACAGGCAGCTTACAATTAGGTGAAGCTGAAGTTCAAGGGATAGAAGCGGTGCTAGGTTATACGCTGAGTAGTGCTAATTTAACTTGGCCATTGAAAGCTACGTATACCTATACCGATACTGAAATCACCAAAGACGCCGATGGTGCTAGTGGAAAAAGTGGTGGTCAGTTGGCTTATATTCCTGAAAATCAATTGTACCTGGGTGCGGGCGTTGTAGGGGTAAAATGGGATGCGTTTATAAGTGCCCGCTTTACAGATGAAGCTTGTACCGCTGATGCCTGCGATAATCAGGCTGATGATAGTTTGTTAATGACGGACAGTTTATGGGTGCTTGATTTCGCTACCCATTACCAACTGAATGAGCAGGCGCAGGTGTATTTAAAAGTCGATAACCTAATGGATGAGCAGGAAATCATTTCACGAAGTCCTTCCGGTGCTCGTGCGAACAAGCCACGTACTGCGATGATCGGATTAAAAGTGAGTTTCTAA
- a CDS encoding YdiU family protein — MDLTINISFDNSYIQVADTLFSRQLPTAVSQPDLIRINDALANFLSIDPAQLNTPAGIEVLAGNRIAEGSEPIATVYAAHQFGQWNPQLGDGRAILLGEVIGANGLRYDVQLKGSGPTPYSRGGDGRSPLGPVLREYIVSEAMYALGVPTTRSLAAVSSGDTVIREQGLPGAILTRVARSHIRIGTFQFFAAREDWDSVTRLADHVIARHYPDVLSAENPYLALLSAVIQAQAELIARWQSLGFIHGVMNTDNMLVGGETVDYGPCAFMDEYHAGRVYSSIDHNGRYAYGNQPAIAHWNLSWLAQSLLPLIHSDEETAVALVRAELDAFADIYQQYYECMMCQKIGLPVVSEKGNELVSELLALMQAHKMDFTLMFAGLADYLDKSGPAPDSVANLFSLPAELQAWLQEWQYYLQQQSGVGLIAIQQQMRTVNPVYIPRNHLIEEVIQAANSGDLVPFHRLVDRLAHPFDYSIDDQIYALPPRPEQEVARTFCGT, encoded by the coding sequence ATGGATCTCACCATTAATATTTCATTCGATAATAGTTATATTCAGGTAGCTGATACGCTATTTAGCCGACAACTTCCGACAGCTGTTAGCCAGCCCGATTTAATTCGCATTAATGATGCCTTGGCGAATTTTTTATCGATTGATCCCGCCCAGCTAAATACTCCGGCAGGCATTGAGGTGCTGGCCGGAAATCGTATAGCAGAGGGATCTGAACCCATAGCGACCGTCTATGCCGCTCATCAGTTCGGTCAATGGAATCCTCAGCTGGGTGATGGCAGGGCGATTTTATTGGGCGAGGTTATTGGTGCTAATGGCTTGCGTTACGATGTGCAATTAAAGGGTTCCGGGCCAACACCTTACTCCCGCGGTGGTGATGGTCGCTCGCCTTTAGGTCCAGTGTTGCGTGAATATATTGTGAGCGAAGCGATGTACGCTTTAGGTGTGCCGACTACGCGCAGTTTGGCGGCGGTGAGTAGCGGCGATACAGTCATTCGAGAGCAGGGCTTACCCGGTGCTATATTGACGCGAGTGGCACGCAGTCATATTCGTATTGGTACCTTTCAGTTTTTTGCTGCCCGGGAGGATTGGGATTCTGTAACGCGGTTGGCGGATCATGTGATTGCCAGGCATTACCCTGACGTACTAAGTGCAGAAAATCCTTACCTGGCATTGCTGTCTGCAGTAATTCAGGCACAAGCCGAGCTTATTGCGCGTTGGCAATCTCTAGGTTTTATTCACGGCGTCATGAATACCGATAATATGTTGGTCGGTGGTGAAACCGTCGACTATGGCCCATGTGCCTTTATGGATGAATACCATGCTGGTCGCGTGTATAGCTCGATTGATCACAACGGCCGCTATGCCTACGGTAATCAGCCCGCAATTGCGCATTGGAATCTATCCTGGTTAGCACAATCATTATTGCCACTAATTCATAGCGATGAAGAAACCGCCGTCGCATTGGTGCGCGCTGAACTGGATGCTTTTGCTGACATTTATCAGCAGTATTATGAGTGTATGATGTGCCAGAAAATTGGTTTGCCAGTGGTGAGCGAAAAAGGCAATGAGTTGGTATCGGAGTTATTGGCATTGATGCAAGCACATAAAATGGACTTCACATTAATGTTTGCCGGGCTGGCAGATTATCTCGATAAGAGTGGACCAGCACCTGATTCAGTTGCGAATTTATTTTCTTTACCCGCGGAATTACAAGCGTGGTTGCAAGAGTGGCAGTACTATTTACAACAGCAATCCGGTGTAGGGCTAATTGCAATTCAGCAGCAAATGCGAACAGTGAATCCGGTTTATATTCCCCGAAATCATTTAATTGAAGAAGTCATTCAAGCGGCTAATAGTGGTGATTTGGTACCATTTCACCGGCTAGTTGATCGCTTGGCACACCCATTTGACTATTCTATCGATGATCAAATATATGCCTTGCCGCCACGCCCTGAGCAGGAAGTGGCGCGTACTTTTTGTGGTACCTAA
- a CDS encoding phosphate/phosphite/phosphonate ABC transporter substrate-binding protein, translating to MPLTVRCKLLLLFILLHAASAQSQQQAEPPECMQVIRLTLGAIPWTSASLTHLWSKKISRHLDDTSCIELSFKSARNFEQFIEAAIVGDFDIAHVPAHIASYLILHHGFTAIAQGEWDGDTLFVTRLDSTIESIDDSAKAIIAVPDPLALVTLFAKQFYASQPSAIPRYLEFSNHDAVLHALLEGQVDSGVILAPIYNGYSRVIKGKLRILQRVKTNTQGYLIARENIDPLSATAVIDSLSSFDIGTDLLWAKWLPISSNQVAQLHVHYAEYVKIINSKFGH from the coding sequence ATGCCCCTTACCGTCAGGTGCAAGCTCTTACTACTATTTATTCTTCTTCATGCAGCATCTGCACAGTCACAGCAACAAGCTGAGCCTCCAGAATGCATGCAAGTCATTAGACTTACACTTGGCGCGATACCCTGGACCTCAGCATCACTTACCCATCTATGGTCAAAAAAAATTAGCCGGCACCTGGACGACACTTCCTGTATCGAATTAAGTTTCAAAAGTGCCCGAAATTTTGAACAATTTATTGAAGCAGCGATTGTCGGTGATTTTGACATCGCCCATGTCCCCGCTCATATTGCCAGCTATCTGATATTGCACCATGGCTTCACGGCGATAGCGCAAGGAGAATGGGACGGCGACACACTTTTTGTAACCCGCCTTGACTCAACCATTGAATCCATTGATGATTCAGCCAAAGCCATTATTGCAGTCCCCGACCCGCTAGCACTGGTGACGTTATTTGCAAAGCAATTCTATGCCTCTCAACCATCAGCGATACCCCGTTACTTGGAGTTTTCCAATCACGATGCGGTACTTCATGCACTGCTTGAAGGCCAGGTCGATTCCGGCGTAATCCTGGCACCTATTTACAACGGATACTCGCGAGTCATTAAAGGTAAACTACGTATTCTGCAGCGGGTAAAAACCAACACACAGGGCTACTTGATAGCCAGAGAGAATATCGATCCACTCTCGGCAACGGCGGTGATAGATAGTCTTAGCTCCTTTGATATTGGAACAGATTTACTGTGGGCTAAATGGCTACCCATTAGTAGTAACCAGGTAGCGCAATTACACGTACACTATGCGGAATATGTGAAGATAATAAATAGTAAATTTGGTCACTGA
- the nhaA gene encoding Na+/H+ antiporter NhaA, which produces MPNVDVKEHERDHAPLEQGLQTLLTPFENFFQSQSASGILLVLAAIAALFFSNSSYQEHYQAISHLTLTVSLDDWSISHSLQHWVNDGFMVLFFFVLGLEIKRECLAGDLRDIRHASLALGMAAGGMIFPALIYAAVASIDGDMAMQGWGIPIATDTAFALGILALLGSRAPRSAAVIMSALAIIDDIGAVLVIGLFYTEQLQTESLLWAAGVMGVLLLGNLLGIRKPLFYITGGLVLWWLISQSGIHATTAGILAALAVPTKPYAETGLFIRQMRRILRKFEELDEPNRSILEQENQHELIEQTHHIANRTTTPLQHWGSVLDKPVSLTILPLFAFLNAGVLIPDSLNELVTAPVTLGVCLGLVAGKAIGISSFAYLMIKSGFSTLPEGLLFRHIIGLSFLAGIGFTMSLFIAALAFSGQAQLIAQAKIGILIGSLIAGTLGALAFIWVPEGGRENT; this is translated from the coding sequence CAAGGACTTCAAACGCTCCTCACGCCTTTCGAAAATTTCTTTCAAAGCCAGTCAGCCTCAGGAATTCTGTTGGTGCTGGCTGCCATTGCCGCCCTATTTTTTTCTAACTCGTCTTATCAAGAACATTATCAAGCCATCAGTCATTTAACACTGACCGTATCACTAGATGACTGGAGCATCAGTCACTCACTACAACACTGGGTTAACGACGGTTTTATGGTGCTTTTTTTCTTTGTACTCGGCTTAGAGATTAAACGCGAATGCCTGGCAGGAGACCTCAGGGATATTCGTCACGCGTCGCTGGCATTAGGCATGGCTGCTGGTGGTATGATTTTTCCAGCGCTAATATATGCTGCAGTTGCCAGCATTGATGGTGATATGGCAATGCAAGGCTGGGGAATTCCAATAGCAACCGACACCGCTTTCGCATTGGGAATATTGGCGCTGCTAGGGAGTCGAGCACCACGATCTGCAGCTGTCATTATGTCGGCGCTAGCCATTATTGATGATATAGGCGCAGTCCTGGTGATCGGCTTATTTTATACAGAACAACTTCAAACTGAATCTCTGCTATGGGCTGCTGGTGTCATGGGAGTTTTATTATTGGGTAATTTGCTGGGTATCAGAAAGCCTCTTTTTTACATCACTGGCGGCCTCGTGCTGTGGTGGCTAATTTCTCAATCGGGCATCCATGCGACCACGGCTGGTATTTTAGCCGCTCTGGCTGTACCAACAAAACCTTATGCAGAAACCGGTTTATTTATTCGTCAAATGCGCCGGATATTGCGCAAATTTGAAGAATTAGACGAACCAAACCGGTCCATTCTCGAGCAAGAAAACCAACATGAATTAATCGAACAGACGCACCATATCGCCAACAGGACGACAACACCATTACAACATTGGGGCAGTGTACTCGATAAACCCGTCAGCCTAACTATCCTACCACTTTTTGCTTTTCTGAACGCAGGAGTGCTAATTCCAGATAGTCTTAATGAACTTGTTACCGCGCCAGTAACCTTAGGAGTGTGCCTGGGATTAGTTGCCGGCAAAGCTATTGGCATATCCAGCTTTGCCTATCTTATGATTAAAAGTGGTTTTTCAACCTTGCCAGAAGGACTACTTTTTAGACATATTATTGGCTTAAGTTTTCTGGCAGGCATTGGTTTCACCATGTCTCTTTTTATCGCCGCACTGGCATTTTCAGGGCAAGCACAGCTGATAGCTCAAGCCAAGATAGGCATTCTGATAGGATCCTTAATAGCTGGGACCTTAGGCGCACTGGCCTTTATCTGGGTTCCTGAAGGCGGCAGAGAAAACACATAA